The Candidatus Methylacidiphilales bacterium genome segment TTGACCTTGAACCGGCATTGCTGCGGCATTTCGCCAAAGTTCAAAAGCTTGTTCCCACCGGCAGGCCCCTCTCCAAATCTCTTCGCCTCTTGATCGGCGCGCTTTTTACGGGCGAGTATTCGCTCGAATCCGCCGCGCTCTTCAACCCGTCGATTGTTCCGCACCCCTATCAGGGCGACATGCCTGACGGTTCCCTCCGTTTTATTCTCAGCCTGCGCGCTGTGGGTGAAGGGCATGTTTCATCCATCGAGTTCCGTACCGGTGTGATTGATATGCAGGGCGGCATCAAACTGGATGTCGTTTCGCGTCATGTCGTCGCACCCGACATTGTGCCGAACCCGACCTACAACAAAGCCGCGTTCACATTCAAACTCAACGAGATGGGCTTTCAAAACGCCTCCGCCGAAACCATCATGAGTCCGCTCAAGGATAATTTTACGCTCGCCGATCTCGACAAGAGCATATCCGTGTTCACAAACAGCGCAGAGCCGCAAACCCGCGAGGGAACCCGCACGCTCGAGTGCGTGCGCTGGCTCGCGGAATCCAATTATGACCTGAGCTTTTCGCCGGCTCTTGCCGTGAGCGAACGCATTATTTTCCCCGTCTCCCCCAACGAAAGCAACGGCATCGAAGACGCGCGGTTTGTTCGCTTCACTGAAACGGATGGCACCGTGACCTACTACGCGACCTACACCGCCTACAATGGACGCGTGATCCTGCCGCAACTCATCGAAACGCATGACTTCCTGAATTTCCACGTACGCACGCTCAATGGCAGCGCTGTGCAAAACAAAGGCATGGCGCTCTTCCCTCGCCGCATCAACGGCCGCTACGCAATGATCTCACGGCAGGACGATGAAAACCTTTTCATCATGTTCTCCGACAATCCGCATTTCTGGAACGACCCGGCGACCCTGCTGACGCCTGCGCACCCGTGGGAATTGGTAAAAATCGGCAACTGCGGTTCGCCGATTGAGACGGAAGCCGGCTGGCTCGTGCTTACGCATGGCGTCGGCCCGATGCGGCGTTACTGCATCGGCGCGATTCTGCTCGATCTGAACGACCCGTCGCGCGTGATCGGACGCCTGGATGAACCGCTCATCCGCCCCGAGGAATCCGAGCGCGATGGCTATGTGCCCAATGTTGTTTATACCTGCGGCGCGCTGCTCCACGGGCGCGAGCTGATCCTGCCTTACGCCTTGAGCGACAAAGCCTCAGTCATCGCCTCCGTCTCGATCGATGAACTGCTCGAGCAGTTGCATAAAAAATGCTAGGGTTCTTTTGATTTATTACACGGCAGTTTTGTTGTTGATCTGGAGTGCGGTGACAAGCCTTCGTGCTCCATTCTGAATTCTTAATTCCGACTTCAGAATTCCACGCAAATTTTTTCTCTGCGTTCTCTGTGGCTCTGCGGTGAACCCTGCTTGATCCCGGCTCATTCCCACTGACTGCGGATTCCGCCCAGCCACGCCAGCAAAAGCCCCGTCAGGATATGAAACACCAGCACCCAGATACAGAGAGGAACTTCAGCCAGTGGCGTCAGGGTGATGGAAGCCACCAGATCATAAAAACGCGTGTCGCGCATCGACTGGATATATCCGGACCAACTCCAATACGCCGCGATGAACGGCCGTACCACGGTTCCAAGAAAATCCGGCAGCGCAAGAACGGCCCCCGACAACGGAAGCTGGAAGCCCACAAGATAAATCGAAATAAGCGAAGCCTGCTCGGTGGTGCGGGACCAACTCGAAATCGCCAGGCACACCACCGTCATGGCCAGATTGGCCAGAAACAGAAGCAACAATTCCTGAATCGGATCTCCCGGCAATCGGCAAACGATTTTGACCGCAAACGCCATGCACACGGACTGCGCCGCAACCAAAAATACCAGGAACCCGAGCTTGCCCGCGAGGTAACTCCCCACATTCAAGCCTCCAAGTTTTTCCTTTTCAAAAATCAGCCGTTCCGAGGCGATTTCGCGGGCCGCGTTGTTGGAACCCATCAAGGTCAGCAAGACCACCTGGAACATCACAAGGCCTGACACCAGGCTCCCGATATGCGTGGTCTGGATGTTGAATTCCAGGCGCTCCTTCATCACCTGCAGGATCGAGGGATCGGCCTCCATGCTCATATTCTGGATTTGCGGCAGTCCGTTGTAGGCAAACAGGATCACCACCAGCGGGAAAACCACCAACAAGGAAAGTTGGAGGCCGAGCTGGGCATGGTCCCTCAGGAAAAGCCGCCAGCGACGGCAAAACAAAATCCAAAATTGCATGAAAAAGCCGGCCGGCTCCGGCGGGGCTTCGTCCATTTCGGCCTGGTTGAAGGAAAGGATTTCCCCTGATGCCTGCGCCTGTTTCGGAAGGACCGCCTTATAAGTATGGAGCTTTTCCAACCAGAATCCGGGTTCCTCTTCCGCCAGCCGGGGAAATACGTTCTCAGGGCTCGACGCGCTGAAATATTCGAGCAGGAAATCCGGCGGCCCCTGATAGGCCAGCGTGCCCTGGTTCAACACGGTCACGGAATCATAGACGTGAAGATGCCTCAGGCTGTGCGTCACGCTCAGCACGGTTCGCTCGCCGGAAGCCAGGTGCCTCAGCAACTTGACGATTTCATCCTCGGCCTTGGGGTCCAGCCCGCTCGTCACCTCGTCGCAGAGCAATAGGGCGGGATTGCTCACCAGTTCCAGGGCGAGTCCCAGCCGGCGCCTTTGTCCTCCTGACAGAACGCTTGCGCGCCTGTCGGAGATTTCCAGCAGCCCGACATACTCCAAAATCTGCGACACACGCTCGCGGACATCCCGGCCCGCCAATCCGCCCACACGCAGCCTGCAGGCGTTATGCGCGCATTCCCAAACCGTGAGGTGGTCGTGAAAAATGCTGAACTGCGGAACATAACCGAGTTCCGCGGGCTCCAGGTCATGCTCCTCGGCCAGGTCACGGCCGCGCCAATGGATTTTCCCGTTTGTGCTTTCCATCAATCCGGCGATGACTTTCAGGAGGGTGCTCTTCCCGCAGCCCGATGCTCCCACGATTGCCGCAAAGTGCCCCGCCGGATAAAACAATGAAATGTCCTTCAGCAGCGCCTGCGGGTTTTCCACAGGGCCGCGCTCGACAACGATATCGCTGAGTTGAAGCATGAGGCGTCATGATGGCGGTGGCGGATGGATGAAACAACCCAAATGATTGAACACGTTTTTTACAGAAAGATCGCGAAGGGGAATACAAGGTTTAACCACGAAAATCACGAACAACGAATTGGCCGCAAAAAGGCGCAAAACACGCAAAAATAACAAGGAACCAAGAACTCAGAACCAAGAACGCTTTTTATCAGCGCTTAAAAACGACCTTTGCATTTGACGCGGATTTGCCAATAGTAAATAAATTACCCGGAAAAAATCTTATGCCTTGCCCCATCCACAGCGACCCCGATCCGTTCAAGGAGGCCCGCAAAAAAGACGGCATCCTCGTCAATGAATTTCAAGGGAAGCCCATCCCGATGATCCTGCGGCACGAGGAGTTGCGCGCCGTGACCAAGGACTGGCAGACATTCAGTTCCGACGCCCCGATGCGCGTCCCGATTCCGTCGGAGGAAAATGTCCGCACGGTGCGCCAGTTGCCGCTGGAAATTGATCCGCCGGACCACACCGAATATCGCGGGATTGCCGAGCCGTTTTTCAACCGGGCCAAACTCCCGGAGGTCGTTGCCCGGGTGGAAGCCCTGGTCGCCGAACTTCTCACCGATGCGCTCCAGCGCGAATCCATCGAGCTTGTGCGCGAGTTTGCCATTCCGTTCCAATCGCGCGCGCTGGCAATTCTGACCAACATGCCGGATGAGGAGGCGAAAATCTGGATCGGCTGGGGTACGCACATTTTTCGCGAAGGTCCGGGCGAAAAGAAGGGCGCCGCCCTTGAAATCTATCTCAACAGCCTCTATGACCGGGCCGAGGCAAATCCCGGCGACGACTTTTTCAGTGCGATAACACGGGCGACGTTTCAGGGCCGCAAGCTCACGCGCGAGGAGATGCTTGGTTACGGGAGCATCATGTTTGCGGGCGGGCGCGACACGGTGATCAACTCGATCAGCGGCGTGATCGGCCATCTTTCCAGGAGCCAGACGGACTTTGAATACCTCCGCGAGGATCCCAAGCGGATCGTGAACGCGGCCGAGGAGTATTTTCGCGCGATTTCACCCGTCACACACATTGCCCGGATGTGCCCGCACAAAACCGAAGTACATGGCGTGACTGTTGAGCCCGGAGAACTGGTTACACTTTGTTTTGCCTCGGCCAATCATGACGAGACGGTTTTCCCCGCGCCGGAAGAAGTCCGGCTGGACCGCAAACCCAACCCGCACGTTGCCTTCGGATTCGGTCCACACCTTTGCCTCGGCGCCGCCCATGCGCGCCTGGTGGTAAGGAGCCTTCTCAAGGGCCTTTGTGAAAAGGTCCAGCAAATCATAACGATTGAACAAAAGGAAAAGGTCGAGCGCGAAACCCGTTACAACCGGCCGCTCTCCTTTGATTCGCTGACCGTCCGCTTCAAGGCGCGTTGAGGTTGTCATTTGTTTGGCTGGAGTCCCAGCAGTGAGGGTGTCATACTGACACTGAAATGTTGCCATCAAGCCCCAGAATCGCCCTGCTCGCGTGTGCGGTTATTGGCCTCGGTTTTTCGGCAATCGGACGCGCAGCAGACCCGGAAAAGCCGGCAACGCTTTCCGAAGTGCGTACCTGGGGCGACTTGCTGGCGCAGAAACCGGTGGAGATTCTAAAACCTTGGGGACATGACGGCCCATCAAAATCCCGCCAGTCATTCAAGATCGGCATCGATCGTACAAGGAGCATGCGTTATGGTGGCGTTGTGCTGTATTGTTTGGTACAGGGCGACGCCAAGCAGTATGGTATATGGGGGGGAGAAGATTCTTCACTTGGGCCGTTTTGGTTTAAAATTCAGCCACCAGGTGACATCGCGCGGACGCTGAGTAGCGGCTTTGATATCGATGGTCCATTACATCAACCCGGTGCAGCGGTTCTCTACATGAAAACCATCCCGCTGGATTTGGCGGGAGATTATTCCATCTATGTGGAAGGGCTGGCGAGTGAACAGAATTCCAAAAATGCAACTCGTACCATTATTGCCCAAGCAACGGTAAAAGTATCCGGGGTATCGACAATACTCTGGATGCCCTGGATGAAGTCTCAAAGTAATGCTGAAAATAATGCCAGCCCAGCCGACGACCATTATAGTGTGATGAATGTCGCCAATCCTTCCAGCGGAGTTGCACTCCCAAAATGTGAAGGTTGGGAACCTATTGTTATCCCGAAACTTTCCGATATTAAATATCTTCTCCCGGAGTTCATTCCCTCCAAGCCGGATGCGGGCTTGCAATTGGCCTTGGAAGGCAACGACCTTGTCATGAATTTCGACGAGGAAATCTCCACACATTTTTCCGATGAACATTTTCTCACGCGCTGGTGGGTGAATGGTAAGCCCTTTATTCCCAAGCTGGAGATATTGGGGAATGCAATCAAATCACGCGCATTGGATGCAAAAGAGATGAGTGTACGGGATGAGCATTTCAGGATGGAGTTTCATCCTGAAGTTCTTGGCGTGAAAAAGGGCGACACAGTTGGCGTACAACTTCTCTTTTGTCCTCACGGCTGGGAATATGTCGGGCCAGCACAAATGGCCCAAGCACAAGAATCACGGGCAAAATTGGCAGGTATATCGGCGAATCTGGAGATCCCGTCCATTTCCCGTCTCTCGAACCGCATCGATTTTATCTATTCCGGCGATCCCAAGTCGATTGCGCAGCCCTAAGTTTTTAGTCTTAAGCGTTCTTTGCGATCTTCCTGTAAAAAGGCATCTGGCTTTTGATCCAAAAACAAAAACCCCTTGTCTTCCCCCGTATCAGGGGGATGAATGCAGCTTGCCCAATACCCATGCGTGGCTTTCCCATTGTTTGGCTGGAGTCCCAGCAGTGATGGTGCCATACTGACACTGAAATGTTGCCATCAAGCCCCAGAATCGCCCTGCTCGCGTGTGCGGTTATTGGCCTCGGTTTTTCGGCAATCGGACGCGCAGCAGACCCGGAAAAGACGGCAACGCTTGCCGAAGTGCGTACCTGGGGCGACTTGCTGGCGCAGAAACCGGTGACGCTGCAAATAAAAGCATCTCCAGCGGAAAAACAAGATGCGACGTCCGTTGAGAAAAAGCCCCTCAGCTTCCGACTTGGAATCGATCGTACCCACGCAAAACTCTACGGGGCCGTCGTGCTTTACTGCCTTGCACAGGGCGACACTCCCAAACTGGAGCAACAGCAAACAAACTATAATGACCCCTGTATTGGGCCATTTTTGATCCAGATTCAAGGTCCGCTTGAAAACGAAAGAGCCGAAGCCGCTAGAAACATGGTCATGGATCGCTTCATGATTAGCTATCCCATCATGGTGCATTGTGACGCGCTTTTCATGAAGCCCATCCCGCTGAACCAGAAAGGCTCCTATCTCATCACGGTGCAACAGGCGTTGGGCGGTGACAAGGTTCAAGCCCTCGCCTCGGTCAAAGTGATCGTTTCTTCGGAATCGGAAGTGCTCTGGACACCTTGGATGGAACCCAATGTAGATATTGAGAATAATGCTCAACCAGTCGAGGACTACAGCGAGATGAATGTTGTCAATCCTTCCGCCGGAATAGCCTTACCGAAATGCGATGGCACGGAACCGATATTCTTCAACACACTTTCAGACGCAAAACATCTTCTTCCGGAATTCATTTCCAACAGGCCAGACGCGGGCATTCAACTAACCCTGAAAGGGAAGGAGCTTATCGTAATGCTCGACGAGGAAACCTCTATTTATTTTCCTGATGAACGCTTCCTTACGCGTTGGTGGGTGAATGGAAAACCATTCCTTCCGAAGGTGAAACTCCCGGAGGGTACTATGGTAAAATCTCGTGCGCTTGGCGCAGCAGATACGCGTGTGAAAGAAGTGCATTTCAAGATGGAATTTTATCCTGAAGTTCTTGGCGTTAAAAAAGGCGACACAGTCGGCGTACAGCTTCTCTATTGTCCTCGTGGCTGGGAATATGTAGAGCCTCCGCATCAAGCGCGGGAAGCAATGACATCGTTTGCCTCTAAAAAGGACGCGTATCCCAAACTCATCTCCCGC includes the following:
- a CDS encoding cytochrome P450, coding for MPCPIHSDPDPFKEARKKDGILVNEFQGKPIPMILRHEELRAVTKDWQTFSSDAPMRVPIPSEENVRTVRQLPLEIDPPDHTEYRGIAEPFFNRAKLPEVVARVEALVAELLTDALQRESIELVREFAIPFQSRALAILTNMPDEEAKIWIGWGTHIFREGPGEKKGAALEIYLNSLYDRAEANPGDDFFSAITRATFQGRKLTREEMLGYGSIMFAGGRDTVINSISGVIGHLSRSQTDFEYLREDPKRIVNAAEEYFRAISPVTHIARMCPHKTEVHGVTVEPGELVTLCFASANHDETVFPAPEEVRLDRKPNPHVAFGFGPHLCLGAAHARLVVRSLLKGLCEKVQQIITIEQKEKVERETRYNRPLSFDSLTVRFKAR
- a CDS encoding ABC transporter ATP-binding protein, whose protein sequence is MLQLSDIVVERGPVENPQALLKDISLFYPAGHFAAIVGASGCGKSTLLKVIAGLMESTNGKIHWRGRDLAEEHDLEPAELGYVPQFSIFHDHLTVWECAHNACRLRVGGLAGRDVRERVSQILEYVGLLEISDRRASVLSGGQRRRLGLALELVSNPALLLCDEVTSGLDPKAEDEIVKLLRHLASGERTVLSVTHSLRHLHVYDSVTVLNQGTLAYQGPPDFLLEYFSASSPENVFPRLAEEEPGFWLEKLHTYKAVLPKQAQASGEILSFNQAEMDEAPPEPAGFFMQFWILFCRRWRLFLRDHAQLGLQLSLLVVFPLVVILFAYNGLPQIQNMSMEADPSILQVMKERLEFNIQTTHIGSLVSGLVMFQVVLLTLMGSNNAAREIASERLIFEKEKLGGLNVGSYLAGKLGFLVFLVAAQSVCMAFAVKIVCRLPGDPIQELLLLFLANLAMTVVCLAISSWSRTTEQASLISIYLVGFQLPLSGAVLALPDFLGTVVRPFIAAYWSWSGYIQSMRDTRFYDLVASITLTPLAEVPLCIWVLVFHILTGLLLAWLGGIRSQWE
- a CDS encoding glycoside hydrolase family 130 protein, which translates into the protein MSIQIRRRELQFLPDASRVLLRPFIQSNPERVTHIIERALSLDDDEIEHELAVVLRDFGTRHLDLEPALLRHFAKVQKLVPTGRPLSKSLRLLIGALFTGEYSLESAALFNPSIVPHPYQGDMPDGSLRFILSLRAVGEGHVSSIEFRTGVIDMQGGIKLDVVSRHVVAPDIVPNPTYNKAAFTFKLNEMGFQNASAETIMSPLKDNFTLADLDKSISVFTNSAEPQTREGTRTLECVRWLAESNYDLSFSPALAVSERIIFPVSPNESNGIEDARFVRFTETDGTVTYYATYTAYNGRVILPQLIETHDFLNFHVRTLNGSAVQNKGMALFPRRINGRYAMISRQDDENLFIMFSDNPHFWNDPATLLTPAHPWELVKIGNCGSPIETEAGWLVLTHGVGPMRRYCIGAILLDLNDPSRVIGRLDEPLIRPEESERDGYVPNVVYTCGALLHGRELILPYALSDKASVIASVSIDELLEQLHKKC